CGGGATGAAGAAACTTCACCAATCCCCCACCGGTCCGGCGGCCAGCCTCTACGCTGAGTCCGGTGCCGGTGGGGGCCGGGCCGGAGCAGGGGGACGGACGATGGGGCGTATTCGCGTCCTGGTGGTCGACGACCACCGCATCTTCGCCGAGGCACTGGCCGCGGCGCTCGCCGCCGAGCCCGAGGTCGAGGTCGGGGCGGCGGGCAGCGCGGTCGCCGCCGAGCGCGCGCTCGACCGTGCCGCCGCCGACGGCCGCCCGTACGACGTCGTCCTGATCGACGCCGAACTCGGTCCCGCGGCCGCCGCCACCGGCCCGGAACTCCGTCGCCGCGGGCCCGTCCGCCCGCCGTCCGGATCCGTCCCGGGGCAGGCCCGCGCCCAGCCCCCGACAGCCGTCCTGCCGCAGCAGCGCCACGAGGCGGCGCTGCGGCCGGGGCCCGCGCCGTCGGCCGACGGCATCGCCCTGACTGCCCGGGTCTGCCGCAGCCACCCCGCCCTGCGTGCCGTGGTGCTGGCCACCGGCGACGACCCGCGCCGTGCCGTCCGCGCCCTCCAGGCCGGTGCGGCCGGCTGGGTGGCCCGGGAGAGCTCGCTGGCCCGGCTGATGACGGTCATCCGCGGCGTCCTGCGCGACGAGACACACCTGCCGCCGGCCCTGCTCACCGGCGTGGTCAGGGAACTGACCAGTGCCCGCCGCGACCGGACGGAGAGCGAGCGGCTGGTCGCCACCCTCACCCCGCGGGAGGAGGAGGTGCTGCGCTGCATGGTCGCCGGCCTCGGCCGGCAGGCGGTCGCCGAACGGCTGTACCTCTCCCCGCACAC
The Kitasatospora paranensis genome window above contains:
- a CDS encoding response regulator transcription factor, whose translation is MGRIRVLVVDDHRIFAEALAAALAAEPEVEVGAAGSAVAAERALDRAAADGRPYDVVLIDAELGPAAAATGPELRRRGPVRPPSGSVPGQARAQPPTAVLPQQRHEAALRPGPAPSADGIALTARVCRSHPALRAVVLATGDDPRRAVRALQAGAAGWVARESSLARLMTVIRGVLRDETHLPPALLTGVVRELTSARRDRTESERLVATLTPREEEVLRCMVAGLGRQAVAERLYLSPHTVRTHMQNVLGKLGVHSTLAAVAVARRAGLTPSDPPPDPVLPPATAMPAPPVASTAGPGAG